From a region of the Salvelinus alpinus chromosome 2, SLU_Salpinus.1, whole genome shotgun sequence genome:
- the LOC139568329 gene encoding zinc finger protein 436-like — protein sequence MQHYIGCQPPLNPTKEGVTLARTTTAASSKSRVMPSMSEPKSPGSYCGVPALRSSQWGPEMVFVKLEDCSQPLELNVIVKEEEEEREVKEEEIGIKEEVEERAFKEGEMEERAFKEEEAEERAFKEEEEETEERAFTAEQRAVTEEAKESAFKAEEAEERAFKEEAEERAVTEVENREEEEEVDGNTDPGEISNPGADSEPSSTASGNHKQHRRRNSRQKHHHCMDCFTSFYEPEELRRHTCRPQPCSDCRGSCICPTHLKSKQTQKRKKVYPCGQCGKRFQTPSKLKTHQRTHTGEKPYHCSVCGKGFSQSNQLKTHQRTHTGQKPYHCSQCGKSFSWLHSLKTHQITHTGEKPYHCSQCGKCFSLVGNLKRHQLTHTVEKPYCCSHCGKSFSQLHHLKTHQLIHTGEKPYHCSQCGKSFSHPKDLKSHQRTHTGEKPFHCSQCGKSFSQLSTLKKHQLTHTGEKPYHCAQCGKRFTRLYQLKAHQITHTEEKPYHCSQCGDSFTSSYFLKKHQLIHTGEKPFHCSQCGKNFSHSSTLKTHQITHTGEKPHRCSQCGKSFGHLSTLKTHQITHTGEKPHRCSQCEKSFSQSSTLKKHQRTHSGGKLCHQS from the exons atgcaacattatattggatgccaaccgccgttaaaccccaCCAAAGAAGGAGTTACGCTAGCTAGAACAACAACAGCTGCCAGTTCAAAGTCACGCGTGATG CCTTCCATGTCTGAACCCAAGTCCCCGGGTTCTTACTGTGGTGTTCCAGCACTGAGAAGCTCACAGTGGGGCCCAGAGATGGTCTTTGTGAAGCTGGAGGACTGTAGTCAACCACTGGAACTCAATGTGATAgtcaaagaggaagaggaggagagggaagtcaAAGAAGAGGAGATAGGGAttaaagaggaggtggaggagagagcatttaaagagggggagatggaggagagagcattcaaagaggaggaggcggaggagcGTGCattcaaagaggaggaggaggagaccgaGGAGAGAGCAttcacagcagagcagagagcgGTCACCGAGGAGGCGAAGGAGAGTGCATTCAAAGCGGAGGAGGCGGAGGAGAGAGCATTCAAAGAGGAGGCGGAGGAGAGAGCAGTCACAGAAGTGGAGaacagggaagaggaggaagaagtagatggtaacactgaccCAG GAGAGATCTCCAACCCAGGTGCAGACAGTGAGCCCAGTTCCACAGCATCAGGAAACCATAAACAACACAGACGGAGGAACTCAAGACAGAAACATCACCACTGCATGGACTGCTTCACTAGTTTCTATGAGCCAGAGGAGTTGAGAAGACACACTTGTAGACCCCAACCCTGCTCAGATTGCAGAGGCAGTTGTATTTGTCCAACTCACCTCAAATCAAAACAGACTCAAAAAAGGAAGAAGGTGTACCcatgtggtcaatgtgggaagagatttcAAACACCAAGCAAACTAAAGACGCACCAAAGAactcacacaggagaaaagccataCCACTGCTCTGTTTGTGGGAAGGGTTTCAGTCAGTCGAACCAACTAAAGACACACCAGAGAACTCACACAGGacagaagccttaccactgctctcagtgtggaaagagtttcagtTGGTTACACAGCCTGAAGACACACCAGATAactcacacaggggagaagccttaccactgctcgcAATGTGGAAAGTGTTTCAGTCTGGTAGGAAACCTAAAGAGACACCAGTTAACCCACACAGTAGAGAAGCCTTACTGCTGTTCTcattgtgggaagagtttcagtCAGTTACACCATTTAAAGACACACCAGttaattcacacaggagagaagccataTCACTGctctcaatgtgggaagagtttcagtCATCCAAAAGACTTAAAGTCGCACCAGagaactcacacaggagagaagccattccactgctcccaatgtggaaagagtttcagTCAGTTATCAACTCTGAAAAAACACCAGctaactcacacaggagagaagccttaccactgcgcTCAATGTGGGAAGCGTTTCACCAGGTTATATCAACTGAAGGCACACCAGATAACACACACAGAAGAGAAACCTTACCACTGCTCTCAATGTGGTGATAGTTTCACCAGTTCATATTTCCTAAAGAAACACCAGCTAATTCACACGGGAGAAAAGCCattccactgctcccagtgtgggaaGAATTTCAGTCATTCATCAACTTTGAAGACACATCAGataactcacacaggagagaagcctcaccgctgctctcagtgtgggaagagttttggtcattTATCAACTCTCAAGACACATCAGataactcacacaggagagaagcctcacCGCTGCTCTCAGTGTGAGAAGAGTTTCAGCCAGTCATCAACTTTGAAGAAACATCAGAGAACTCACTCAGGAGGAAAGCTCTGTCATCAGAGCTAA